The Betaproteobacteria bacterium genome contains a region encoding:
- a CDS encoding LysR family transcriptional regulator codes for MGLLHFSREVKPDAAPHCECRCLRRCYRVNGGTVYFNEEICIIRDMNIRRRDLHLLLCFDALAATGSVSKAAQRMEMPQPSMSRALAQLRVMFSDELFLRTRMGVTPTPKALELIGPVRDALARIDGIMNPAAEFDPRTTRAKVTLTSTGYAEAVLMPFVVRRLEKLAPGLVLETRAPNREMADMRLERGEIDFRIGGVDQPPDKLRFGNLFEDRFVCIARTNHPAVRSRLSLEDFCALAQVRTLIRSHVDAADRAVAQYGKRIRYAVTSHDYAAVPHMVARSNLIATVPERMVELLVRGLAIRKYDCPVGMPRIAIRLFWHDRTHGSALHKWFRTLVADAARELKGL; via the coding sequence ATGGGTCTCCTCCATTTCAGTAGGGAGGTGAAGCCGGACGCCGCTCCCCATTGTGAATGCCGTTGCCTGCGAAGATGCTATCGAGTGAACGGCGGCACTGTCTATTTCAATGAGGAGATATGTATTATCCGTGACATGAATATCCGCAGGCGTGATCTGCACTTGTTGCTGTGTTTCGACGCGCTCGCCGCCACCGGCAGCGTCTCGAAGGCGGCGCAGCGCATGGAGATGCCGCAGCCTTCGATGAGCCGCGCACTGGCGCAACTGCGAGTGATGTTCTCCGACGAGCTGTTTCTGCGCACGCGGATGGGTGTCACGCCCACGCCCAAGGCGCTGGAGCTGATCGGTCCCGTGCGCGACGCCTTGGCGCGTATCGACGGCATCATGAATCCCGCGGCCGAATTCGATCCGCGCACGACCCGGGCAAAGGTGACGCTCACGTCGACCGGGTACGCCGAGGCCGTTTTGATGCCCTTCGTCGTTCGGCGGCTGGAGAAGCTCGCGCCCGGCCTGGTGCTGGAGACACGCGCGCCCAACCGCGAGATGGCGGACATGCGCCTCGAGCGCGGTGAAATCGACTTTCGCATCGGCGGCGTCGATCAGCCGCCGGACAAGCTGCGCTTCGGCAATCTGTTCGAGGACCGTTTCGTCTGCATCGCGCGCACCAACCACCCGGCCGTGCGCTCCCGGCTGTCGCTGGAGGACTTCTGCGCGCTGGCGCAGGTGCGCACCCTCATTCGCAGCCACGTGGACGCGGCGGATCGCGCCGTCGCGCAATACGGCAAGCGCATCCGCTACGCGGTGACTTCGCACGACTACGCGGCCGTGCCGCACATGGTGGCGCGCTCGAACCTGATTGCGACCGTTCCCGAGCGCATGGTAGAGCTGCTCGTGCGGGGCCTCGCGATTCGCAAATACGACTGCCCCGTCGGCATGCCACGCATCGCGATCCGGCTCTTCTGGCACGACCGCACTCACGGCAGCGCCCTGCACAAGTGGTTTCGAACGTTGGTGGCCGATGCGGCGCGCGAGCTGAAGGGCCTGTGA
- a CDS encoding amidohydrolase family protein, which translates to MFITDSQVHLWLDESPERPWIKGARERLIKNGHRTEAFSYEECIREMDGAGVDRVMIVPGSWEGDRIDYALKACEAYPDRFGVMARIPQNKPEEAKAMLRDWQSIPYVKGTRITFHRPIDRYWMIDGTMDWYWPFAEEVGVKSMIHAPIWKRETGQVAKRHPGLKLIVDHMGIFTRTTDDGIGYWVEETIELAEHPNIYVKVSAIPSFSTKAYPFENVNGYVRDVVKAFGAERCFWGTDLTRQLNHGLSYQNCIEHFTQHMGFTPQQLEWIMGRGINECLDWPAPAPKLAPQPAKGA; encoded by the coding sequence ATGTTCATCACCGATTCGCAGGTTCACCTGTGGCTGGACGAGTCGCCCGAGCGGCCTTGGATCAAGGGCGCGCGCGAGCGGCTCATCAAGAACGGGCACCGCACCGAAGCCTTCAGCTACGAGGAATGCATCCGGGAGATGGATGGCGCAGGCGTCGATCGCGTGATGATCGTGCCGGGCTCGTGGGAAGGCGATCGGATCGACTACGCGCTCAAGGCGTGCGAGGCTTATCCCGACCGGTTCGGCGTCATGGCGCGGATCCCGCAGAACAAGCCCGAGGAAGCGAAGGCGATGCTGCGCGACTGGCAATCGATCCCTTACGTCAAGGGCACCCGCATCACCTTCCACCGGCCGATCGACCGCTACTGGATGATCGACGGCACCATGGACTGGTACTGGCCTTTCGCCGAAGAGGTCGGCGTGAAATCGATGATCCATGCGCCGATCTGGAAGCGCGAAACGGGGCAAGTTGCAAAGCGCCATCCCGGGCTGAAGCTCATCGTCGACCACATGGGCATTTTCACCCGCACCACCGACGACGGCATCGGCTATTGGGTCGAAGAGACGATCGAGCTCGCGGAGCACCCGAACATCTACGTCAAGGTCTCGGCCATTCCCAGTTTTTCGACCAAGGCGTATCCGTTCGAGAACGTGAACGGATACGTGCGCGACGTGGTGAAGGCGTTCGGCGCCGAGCGCTGCTTCTGGGGCACCGACCTCACGCGGCAACTCAACCATGGGCTCAGCTACCAGAATTGCATCGAGCACTTCACCCAGCACATGGGGTTCACGCCGCAGCAGCTGGAATGGATCATGGGCCGGGGCATCAACGAATGTCTCGATTGGCCGGCGCCGGCGCCCAAGCTCGCGCCGCAACCGGCCAAGGGTGCGTGA
- a CDS encoding tripartite tricarboxylate transporter substrate binding protein: MQPSTKSIAALSLLFAAAAACAQSDYPARPIRLVVTSTAGGTGDTLARVVMKIAEKEIGANIVVDNRPGATGTIAADMVAKAEPNGYTLLQTSTSIITIAAAGRKLPYDVINDFVQVTNLGTAEGYIVLVNPNVKAASIKELIALAKSGSLLYGSPGNGNPIHYMTEALNLRAGTKMTHVPYKGLAPALIALVSGEINVLLAPALATRPHIEAGRMRALASVSAKRISSMPNLPTMEEVGFKGFTLLGGWQGIFAPAKTPGVIVEKFQGAVAKAVHSKEIEAFMEKGGYIPDGRSPAEFRELVVSDFKRFSELARVAGIKE, encoded by the coding sequence ATGCAACCATCGACAAAGTCGATTGCGGCTCTATCGCTGCTGTTCGCCGCCGCAGCGGCCTGCGCGCAGTCGGATTACCCCGCCCGGCCGATCCGGCTCGTGGTCACCTCCACGGCCGGGGGGACCGGCGACACGCTGGCGCGGGTAGTGATGAAGATCGCCGAAAAGGAGATCGGCGCCAACATCGTGGTCGACAACCGTCCTGGCGCCACCGGCACCATCGCGGCGGACATGGTGGCCAAGGCCGAACCGAACGGGTACACGCTGCTGCAGACCTCGACGTCCATCATCACCATCGCCGCGGCCGGACGGAAACTTCCGTACGATGTCATCAACGATTTCGTGCAAGTCACCAATCTGGGCACCGCCGAAGGGTACATCGTGCTGGTGAATCCGAACGTCAAGGCGGCTTCGATCAAGGAACTGATCGCGCTCGCCAAATCGGGATCCCTGCTGTACGGCTCCCCCGGCAACGGCAACCCGATCCACTACATGACCGAGGCGCTGAATCTTCGCGCCGGCACGAAGATGACGCACGTCCCCTACAAGGGACTCGCGCCGGCGCTGATCGCGCTGGTTTCCGGGGAGATCAACGTGCTGCTCGCGCCTGCGCTCGCCACGCGCCCGCACATCGAGGCCGGGCGCATGCGTGCGCTTGCGTCAGTGAGCGCGAAGCGAATCTCGTCCATGCCCAATTTGCCTACGATGGAGGAGGTTGGATTCAAGGGCTTCACGCTTCTCGGCGGCTGGCAGGGCATCTTCGCCCCGGCGAAAACTCCGGGGGTGATCGTCGAAAAGTTTCAGGGTGCCGTAGCCAAGGCCGTGCATTCGAAGGAGATCGAAGCCTTCATGGAGAAGGGCGGCTATATTCCCGATGGCCGCAGCCCCGCCGAGTTCAGGGAGCTCGTCGTTTCCGATTTCAAACGCTTCAGCGAGCTCGCTCGCGTCGCCGGCATCAAGGAGTAG
- a CDS encoding D-2-hydroxyacid dehydrogenase family protein — translation MKIAVVEDYANVFRSAPAYARLAGHEVVVYTEPETDRERLATKLADADIVVVTQQRTRFPRALIEKLPRLRFISQTGRNIGHLDLAACAERGIVVSAIGGAQPHATAELTWGLAIAALRRIPYESQRLRDGLWQSTVGTRLYGSTLGIYAYGRIGALVARVGAAFDMRVVCWGREGSTARALADGYEVATSREVFFAETDVLSLHLPLRDESTRGIVTARDLALMKPTAVLVNTSRAGIIEQGALVAALKAGRPGFAGIDVFDDEPVVGASDPLVRLPNAVCTPHLGYATLETLEHHYDDAVDQILAFVAGKPINVVSGGG, via the coding sequence ATGAAAATTGCCGTCGTCGAGGACTACGCCAACGTCTTTCGCAGCGCTCCGGCGTATGCGCGTCTCGCGGGGCACGAGGTGGTCGTCTACACCGAGCCCGAGACGGACCGGGAGCGACTCGCCACCAAGCTCGCGGATGCCGACATCGTCGTCGTCACGCAGCAGCGTACGCGCTTTCCGCGGGCGCTGATCGAGAAGCTGCCGCGGCTGCGCTTCATCAGTCAGACGGGCCGCAACATCGGCCACCTGGACCTCGCCGCCTGCGCCGAGCGCGGCATCGTGGTTTCGGCCATCGGCGGCGCCCAGCCGCACGCGACCGCGGAGCTGACGTGGGGACTTGCAATCGCTGCGCTGCGTCGCATTCCCTACGAATCGCAGCGGCTGCGCGACGGCCTGTGGCAATCCACCGTCGGCACCCGTCTCTACGGCAGCACGCTGGGAATTTACGCCTACGGGCGCATCGGCGCCCTGGTCGCGCGCGTCGGCGCAGCGTTCGACATGCGCGTCGTGTGCTGGGGCCGGGAGGGCTCGACGGCGCGTGCGCTCGCGGATGGCTACGAGGTGGCCACGAGCCGCGAGGTCTTCTTCGCCGAGACCGACGTGTTGAGCCTGCACCTTCCCCTGCGCGACGAATCGACCCGCGGCATCGTGACCGCGCGCGACCTCGCTCTCATGAAGCCTACCGCGGTGCTGGTCAACACGAGCCGCGCCGGCATCATCGAACAAGGCGCGCTCGTGGCTGCATTGAAAGCGGGCCGGCCGGGGTTTGCGGGCATCGACGTATTCGACGACGAACCGGTGGTGGGTGCGTCCGACCCGTTGGTGCGGCTACCCAACGCCGTATGCACGCCGCATCTCGGCTACGCGACGCTCGAGACGCTCGAGCATCACTACGACGATGCGGTCGACCAGATTCTCGCTTTCGTCGCGGGGAAACCGATCAACGTGGTGAGCGGCGGGGGTTGA